A single region of the Lotus japonicus ecotype B-129 chromosome 4, LjGifu_v1.2 genome encodes:
- the LOC130714765 gene encoding nudix hydrolase 19, chloroplastic isoform X2, with translation MSMSLQFHAFAGNPLRPKLPISHDPFSPSAALEALNARILDTTLSSSLSPSFKVLPFRNGKPLASSSTAGSGGSPPIWHLGWIELEDFRGMLGNTGAQLSGESMVYLGLSAEDDAVLWAIDVSAKAPEFGGELELGFVELRTLMVATDWEDLKATGDLAIAGHAKALLEWHNASRFCGHCGEKTVPVEAGRRKKCSNDSCKKRIYPRLDPVVIMLVIDRENDLVLLGKRPKHVYQLWSCLSGFTEPGESLEEAVRRETWEETGIEVGEVVYHSSQPWPVGPSSIPYQLMVGFFAYAKSLEITVDKNELEATDSASCLSRC, from the exons ATGTCCATGAGCTTGCAGTTCCATGCCTTCGCCGGCAACCCACTCCGGCCCAAACTCCCGATTTCCCATGACCCCTTTTCACCCTCTGCAGCTCTAGAAGCTCTCAACGCCAGAATCCTAGACACCACTCTCTCTTCTTCCCTTTCCCCGAGTTTTAAGGTGCTGCCGTTTAGAAATGGGAAGCCCTTAGCTTCTTCTTCCACTGCCGGCTCCGGTGGCTCGCCGCCGATTTGGCATCTAGGTTGGATCGAGTTGGAGGATTTCAGGGGTATGTTGGGAAATACGGGTGCCCAGTTGAGTGGAGAGTCGATGGTGTACCTGGGTTTGAGTGCAGAGGACGATGCTGTTTTATGGGCAATTGATGTTTCTGCTAAGGCACCTGAATTTGGTGGGGAATTGGAGTTGGGTTTTGTGGAGCTCCGGACGCTCATGGTGGCTACTGACTGGGAGGATTTGAAGGCAACGGGGGACTTGGCTATTGCTGGTCAT GCTAAGGCACTGCTAGAATGGCATAATGCTTCACGATTTTGTGGACATTGTGGAGAGAAAACTGTCCCTGTGGAAGCTGGGAGACGGAAGAAATGTTCCAATGATTCGTGCAAAAAGAGGATATATCCACGTCTTGACCCG GTGGTCATTATGCTTGTAATTGATAGAGAGAATGATCTTGTCCTTTTGGGTAAACGACCGAAGCATGTATATCAATTGTGGAGCTGCTTATCTGGTTTCACAGAG CCAGGAGAAAGCTTGGAGGAAGCTGTGAGAAGAGAAACATGGGAAGAGACGGGTATTGAAGTGGGAGAGGTTGTATATCACAGTTCTCAACCGTGGCCTG TTGGCCCAAGTAGCATTCCATACCAGCTGATGGTTGGATTCTTTGCATATGCAAAATCCCTTGAAATAACTGTGGACAAGAATGAGTTAGAAG